A stretch of Geobacter sp. DNA encodes these proteins:
- the truB gene encoding tRNA pseudouridine(55) synthase TruB, protein MNGFLVVDKPPGISSHTVVSRIRRITGQKKAGHTGTLDPFATGVLPIALGDATKAIQFLDESMKEYRAVMRIGQITDTQDCTGTLLEEHAWQQVTDDDILRAAALFLGPQKQLPPMYSAIKQNGVPLYRLARQGSDVPRELRDITIHSIRVEQISLPEITLLVSCSRGTYVRTLAHDIGRHLGCGAHLVSLRRTRSGPFSIDTALALEQVALNVEANEPGSWLMSVPSALGEMHELQLSDSGARKVLNGVIPAIGEFLPTCLPVDCERVMLMHGERLLAVARCFLSEGTSTLRLLRVFT, encoded by the coding sequence ATGAACGGCTTTCTGGTCGTGGATAAGCCGCCCGGGATCTCCTCCCATACCGTGGTTAGTCGGATTCGTCGCATCACCGGACAGAAAAAGGCCGGTCATACCGGTACGCTTGACCCTTTTGCGACCGGTGTCCTCCCCATAGCCCTCGGGGACGCCACCAAGGCGATCCAGTTCCTGGACGAATCAATGAAGGAATATCGTGCCGTCATGCGGATCGGGCAGATAACCGATACCCAGGACTGCACCGGTACGCTGCTCGAAGAGCATGCCTGGCAGCAGGTAACCGATGACGACATCCTGCGTGCTGCCGCTCTGTTCCTCGGACCGCAGAAGCAGCTCCCTCCGATGTACTCGGCAATCAAGCAGAACGGGGTGCCGCTCTATCGGCTTGCCCGTCAGGGCTCCGATGTGCCGCGGGAATTGCGGGACATCACCATTCACTCCATTCGCGTGGAGCAGATATCCCTTCCCGAGATTACCCTGCTGGTCAGTTGTTCCCGTGGGACCTATGTCAGAACCCTGGCCCATGACATTGGACGGCATCTGGGCTGTGGCGCCCACCTCGTCTCCCTGCGGAGAACCCGGAGCGGCCCCTTTTCCATCGACACTGCACTGGCCCTGGAGCAGGTTGCCCTGAATGTCGAGGCCAATGAGCCCGGCTCCTGGCTCATGTCTGTTCCCTCTGCGTTGGGAGAGATGCATGAACTGCAGCTCTCGGACTCAGGAGCGCGAAAGGTGCTCAATGGCGTGATCCCCGCAATCGGGGAATTTCTTCCAACGTGCCTACCTGTCGACTGTGAGCGGGTAATGCTTATGCACGGCGAACGACTTCTGGCGGTTGCCCGCTGTTTTCTGTCCGAAGGGACGTCAACTCTACGATTGCTCAGGGTTTTCACCTAG
- a CDS encoding bifunctional oligoribonuclease/PAP phosphatase NrnA: MSSETIRKINEAIAVATTFLVTTHENPDGDAVGSSLALAGYLRELGKDVTVHICDPVPELYAFLPQADTVVLTIPDRHFDICFVLDVGEFHRAGKAIGACRTIGSFINIDHHLSCEEFGTYNLIDSTASATGTLVYRIIKAAGHPIGFDIALCIYTAIITDTGSFRYSNANPEAFAVAGEMISCGVNAWDVSEKLYESQPRQRLELLALVLDTLIVSPRGDVASVSITLDMYEATGTGAELTDGFINYPRSIKGVEVAILFRELEPGRAWKVGFRSKGKVNVAQLAAAFGGGGHHNAAGCSMSGELAEVCQRIMTHLEHSL; the protein is encoded by the coding sequence ATGAGCAGCGAGACGATTCGGAAGATTAACGAAGCCATAGCAGTTGCCACCACCTTCCTCGTGACCACCCATGAGAACCCGGATGGCGATGCGGTCGGTTCCAGTCTTGCCCTTGCCGGTTATCTGCGGGAGCTGGGTAAGGATGTCACGGTCCATATCTGTGATCCCGTTCCCGAACTCTACGCCTTTCTTCCCCAGGCCGATACGGTGGTGCTGACTATCCCCGATCGCCACTTCGACATCTGCTTTGTCCTCGATGTCGGCGAGTTCCACCGTGCCGGCAAAGCAATCGGAGCGTGCAGGACCATCGGCAGTTTCATCAATATCGACCACCACCTTTCCTGCGAAGAATTCGGGACATACAACCTGATCGACTCCACTGCCAGTGCAACCGGGACCCTGGTCTACCGGATCATAAAGGCGGCCGGGCACCCGATCGGATTTGATATCGCTCTCTGTATCTACACGGCGATCATTACCGATACCGGGTCGTTCAGATACTCGAATGCAAACCCAGAGGCGTTTGCGGTTGCTGGGGAGATGATCTCCTGCGGGGTCAATGCCTGGGATGTGTCCGAGAAGCTCTACGAAAGCCAGCCCCGGCAGCGACTGGAGCTGCTCGCCCTGGTTCTGGACACCCTTATCGTCTCTCCCCGCGGGGATGTGGCATCGGTATCCATCACCCTGGACATGTACGAAGCCACCGGCACCGGAGCCGAGCTGACGGACGGTTTCATCAACTATCCCCGCTCCATCAAGGGGGTCGAAGTGGCGATCCTCTTCCGTGAGCTGGAGCCTGGCAGGGCTTGGAAGGTCGGGTTCCGTTCCAAGGGGAAGGTGAACGTGGCGCAGTTGGCAGCAGCATTCGGCGGCGGCGGTCATCATAATGCAGCAGGATGCTCCATGTCCGGCGAGCTCGCCGAAGTCTGTCAGCGGATCATGACCCACCTGGAGCATTCTCTGTAA
- a CDS encoding ribosome-binding factor A produces the protein MYKRSEKIAEAIHEVVTELLVKGLKDPRIGFVTITGVKVTDDLHQATVYFSVIGDDDAKKATAAGLNSARGFIRREMGKQLHMRYIPEIFFKYDVSLDQGNRIEKLLREIKAHEQRDDSED, from the coding sequence ATGTATAAACGGTCGGAAAAGATAGCAGAGGCAATCCACGAAGTCGTAACCGAGCTCCTGGTGAAGGGGCTCAAGGATCCTCGCATCGGCTTTGTGACCATTACCGGCGTCAAGGTCACCGACGATCTTCACCAGGCAACGGTCTATTTCAGCGTCATTGGCGACGACGATGCCAAGAAGGCGACAGCGGCGGGGTTGAACAGCGCCCGTGGATTTATCCGTCGCGAGATGGGTAAGCAGCTCCACATGCGCTACATTCCGGAGATATTCTTCAAGTATGACGTTTCCCTCGACCAGGGAAACAGGATCGAAAAGCTTTTACGGGAAATCAAGGCACATGAGCAGCGAGACGATTCGGAAGATTAA
- the infB gene encoding translation initiation factor IF-2 gives MSKIRVYELAQKMGIDNKELIVKLKAVGVEVKNHMAVIDEADAKKLDAPASKPAVATPESKEEVRVTSTIIRRRAKIVEQAAEEIPPAPEPPPVEVVKEESVEVAPPVTAAPAEVAEPPVIVEPPVVAEAPQEPAKVEVEPPPAKVEPVVPKEAPVQRATANRAVILGRVEIPGVRTKEAPTDRRGTARPGSSPRPQDRGPQRGTDRPVAPRGDRPAVPTTETPATADDRKAKKRVEVDMTATAVPDRNKPGGKKGGDRKKEVVRKADLAEKRERIFEPGPKSGKGKKKQKDRVTEGRKTEITTPKAIKRIIKITESITVGELAKRMGVKATDLIRMLMKMGMMVTINHPLDVDTATIVAGEFGYEIENVAIDLEEIIETAPDSPESLEKRPPVVTIMGHVDHGKTSLLDAIREANVIAGEAGGITQHIGAYDVELNGRKITFLDTPGHEAFTAMRARGAKVTDIVILVVAADDGVMPQTREAINHSKAAGVPIIVAINKIDKPDAKPERVKQELTEHGLVSSDWGGDTTMVEVSAKKRMNLAELLEMVLLQADLMELKANPNKLAKGTIVEAKLDKGRGPVATVLVQEGTLKLGDYCVVGIHSGRVRAMQSDRADKVLEAGPSTPVEVIGLSGVPDAGDIFVAMKDEKQAKEIATLRQIKQREAELAKHSKLSLEDLYKKIQSGEVKDLNVIVKGDVQGSVEAVGESLRKLSTDAVRLNVIHSAVGAVTETDVNLATASNAIIIGFNVRPEVKAQNLAEKEGVDIRLYNVIYDAVEDVKKAMEGLLSPTFKEKYLGRAEIREVFSVPKAGNVAGCYVQDGKMLRNSQVRLLRDNVVIYEGKMSSLRRFKDDVKEVATGYECGIGLENYNDIKIGDIIESFEMEKVAATL, from the coding sequence ATGAGTAAAATCCGCGTGTATGAACTGGCCCAAAAAATGGGCATCGACAACAAGGAGCTGATTGTGAAGCTGAAGGCCGTTGGGGTCGAGGTTAAAAATCATATGGCCGTGATTGATGAGGCGGATGCGAAGAAACTGGATGCGCCCGCGTCCAAGCCGGCGGTTGCCACCCCGGAGTCGAAGGAGGAGGTACGGGTCACCAGTACCATCATCCGACGTCGCGCCAAGATTGTAGAGCAGGCCGCCGAGGAGATACCCCCGGCCCCTGAACCTCCACCGGTGGAAGTCGTCAAAGAGGAGTCGGTTGAGGTTGCGCCTCCTGTGACTGCTGCGCCTGCCGAAGTGGCAGAGCCGCCCGTCATTGTCGAGCCCCCGGTGGTTGCCGAGGCTCCCCAGGAACCTGCCAAGGTCGAGGTGGAACCGCCTCCCGCGAAAGTGGAGCCGGTCGTTCCCAAGGAAGCACCGGTGCAGAGAGCTACGGCAAATCGTGCCGTCATTCTGGGACGGGTTGAAATCCCCGGAGTGAGAACCAAGGAAGCCCCCACCGACAGGCGAGGAACTGCGCGTCCGGGGAGCAGCCCCCGGCCACAGGATCGTGGTCCGCAGCGTGGCACCGATCGACCGGTTGCCCCCCGTGGCGATCGACCTGCGGTTCCCACCACTGAAACGCCGGCTACGGCAGACGATCGCAAAGCCAAAAAGCGTGTAGAAGTGGACATGACGGCCACTGCCGTTCCGGATCGCAACAAGCCGGGAGGGAAGAAGGGGGGCGATCGGAAGAAAGAGGTCGTGCGCAAGGCCGACCTGGCGGAAAAACGGGAGCGGATCTTCGAGCCGGGGCCCAAATCGGGCAAGGGCAAGAAAAAACAGAAGGACCGGGTCACCGAAGGGCGCAAGACCGAGATCACCACTCCCAAGGCGATCAAGCGTATCATCAAGATCACCGAATCCATTACTGTTGGTGAACTTGCCAAGCGGATGGGGGTAAAGGCAACCGATCTGATCAGGATGCTGATGAAGATGGGGATGATGGTGACCATCAACCATCCTCTGGATGTGGATACCGCCACCATTGTTGCCGGTGAATTCGGCTACGAGATCGAGAACGTTGCCATCGACCTTGAGGAGATCATCGAGACTGCCCCGGATTCGCCCGAATCCCTGGAGAAGCGTCCGCCGGTCGTTACCATCATGGGACACGTCGATCACGGCAAGACTTCGCTGCTCGACGCCATTCGTGAGGCAAACGTCATCGCCGGCGAGGCGGGCGGCATTACCCAGCACATCGGCGCGTACGACGTGGAACTGAACGGTCGCAAGATCACCTTCCTCGACACCCCTGGTCATGAAGCCTTTACTGCCATGCGTGCCCGCGGTGCAAAGGTAACCGATATCGTCATTCTTGTGGTGGCGGCCGACGACGGCGTCATGCCCCAGACTCGCGAGGCGATCAACCACTCCAAGGCAGCCGGTGTTCCCATCATTGTTGCCATCAACAAGATCGATAAGCCCGATGCCAAGCCGGAGCGGGTAAAACAGGAACTGACCGAGCACGGCCTCGTCTCATCCGATTGGGGTGGCGACACCACCATGGTCGAGGTTTCCGCCAAGAAGCGGATGAACCTTGCGGAACTCCTGGAGATGGTCCTTTTGCAGGCCGATCTGATGGAACTCAAGGCCAACCCCAACAAGCTTGCCAAGGGGACCATTGTCGAGGCGAAACTCGACAAGGGACGCGGACCGGTGGCTACCGTGCTGGTCCAGGAAGGCACCCTGAAGCTGGGCGACTATTGTGTAGTCGGCATCCATTCCGGCCGCGTCCGTGCCATGCAGAGCGACCGGGCGGACAAGGTGCTCGAAGCGGGCCCGTCCACCCCTGTCGAGGTTATCGGTCTTTCCGGTGTACCCGATGCGGGCGACATCTTTGTGGCCATGAAGGACGAAAAGCAGGCCAAGGAAATTGCCACGCTGCGCCAGATCAAGCAGCGCGAGGCCGAGCTGGCCAAACACAGCAAGCTTTCCCTGGAGGACCTGTACAAGAAGATCCAGAGCGGCGAGGTCAAGGACCTCAACGTCATCGTCAAAGGGGATGTGCAGGGTTCTGTGGAGGCAGTTGGAGAGTCGCTCCGCAAGCTTTCCACCGATGCCGTCCGTCTCAACGTCATCCACTCCGCCGTCGGTGCCGTTACCGAAACCGACGTCAACCTGGCAACGGCATCAAATGCCATCATCATCGGCTTCAACGTCCGCCCCGAGGTCAAGGCCCAGAACCTGGCCGAGAAGGAAGGGGTTGACATCAGGCTCTACAACGTCATCTACGATGCGGTTGAAGATGTCAAAAAGGCGATGGAAGGTCTCCTGTCGCCGACCTTCAAGGAGAAGTACCTGGGCAGGGCCGAAATCCGCGAGGTATTCTCGGTCCCCAAGGCCGGAAACGTTGCAGGCTGTTATGTCCAGGACGGCAAAATGCTGCGTAACTCCCAGGTTCGCCTGCTGCGCGACAATGTGGTGATCTACGAAGGGAAGATGTCGTCGCTGCGCCGCTTCAAGGACGATGTGAAAGAGGTGGCAACCGGGTACGAGTGCGGTATCGGCCTGGAGAACTACAACGATATCAAGATCGGCGATATCATAGAATCATTCGAAATGGAAAAGGTAGCGGCTACGCTCTAG
- the rpsO gene encoding 30S ribosomal protein S15 has protein sequence MLVTEKKQEIISRHKRHDSDTGSPEVQIAILTERITYLTEHFKIHKKDHHSRRGLLKIVGQRRRLLDYVKSKDVERYKAIIEKLGIRR, from the coding sequence ATGCTGGTAACTGAAAAAAAACAGGAGATCATCAGCCGCCACAAACGTCACGATAGCGACACCGGTTCTCCGGAGGTCCAGATCGCGATATTGACCGAGCGGATTACCTACCTGACCGAGCACTTCAAGATCCACAAAAAGGATCACCACAGTCGCCGGGGGCTTCTGAAGATCGTTGGACAGCGGCGCAGGCTACTCGACTATGTCAAGTCCAAGGATGTCGAGCGTTATAAGGCAATCATCGAAAAACTTGGCATTCGTAGGTAA
- the pnp gene encoding polyribonucleotide nucleotidyltransferase, whose translation MEQIVQAELGGRTVTISTGKMAKQASGAVVVRCGDTMVLVTAVATKTAKEGQDFFPLTVNYQEKAYAGGKIPGGFFKREGRPSDNETLTCRLIDRPIRPLFPENFLNDTQIMATVVSADKDNNPGILAMIGASAALEVSDIPFFGPIAGVQVGRVDGNFIANPTADQLAQSDIDIIVAASNDAVIMVEGGAAEVPEEVMLEAVFFGHAAVQNVLSAQQELKRLAGVPKRANAEKVVDEELRTKVSTLAYDKVREAVRIKSKQERHNRLDAITDEVLELLLGEYEGRAKEIKGFLGDFEYELVREHIIKDGERIDGRDTRTIRPITTEVSLLPRAHGAALFTRGETQALVAATLGTSIDEQRIDSLYGESKKRFILHYNFPPYSVGETSFRLAPGRREIGHGALAERALERVLPKHDDFPYTIRIVSDTLESNGSSSMATVCGGSMAMMDAGIPLAAPVAGIAMGLIKEGDNVAILSDILGDEDHLGDMDFKVAGTTVGVTALQMDIKITGVTREIMQTALAQAREGRLFILGKMAETMSSPRAELSSYAPRITTIWIKSDKIRDVIGSGGKTIRSITESTGVTIDIEDSGKINIASNDKAACDRAIQMIRDLTAEAEEGKLYMGTVKKVMDFGAFVEIFPGTDGLVHISELDKERVKNVSDILKEGDRVLVKCIGIDKQGKIKLSRKEALGATFPEN comes from the coding sequence ATGGAACAAATCGTACAGGCAGAACTCGGAGGCAGAACCGTTACCATATCCACCGGCAAGATGGCGAAACAGGCCAGCGGTGCGGTGGTGGTACGGTGCGGCGACACAATGGTCCTGGTCACGGCAGTGGCCACCAAGACGGCCAAGGAAGGCCAGGATTTCTTCCCCCTGACCGTTAACTACCAGGAAAAGGCCTATGCCGGCGGGAAGATCCCGGGCGGCTTCTTCAAGCGCGAAGGGCGTCCGTCGGATAACGAGACCCTGACCTGCAGGCTCATCGACCGTCCCATCCGCCCGCTTTTCCCGGAAAACTTTCTCAACGACACCCAGATCATGGCTACGGTCGTTTCCGCCGACAAGGACAACAACCCCGGCATTCTCGCCATGATCGGCGCCTCGGCTGCCCTTGAGGTTTCCGACATCCCCTTCTTCGGCCCCATTGCCGGGGTGCAGGTCGGCAGGGTCGATGGGAACTTCATTGCCAACCCGACTGCGGATCAACTCGCACAGAGCGACATCGATATTATCGTGGCTGCGAGTAACGATGCCGTCATCATGGTCGAGGGGGGAGCAGCTGAGGTCCCCGAGGAGGTCATGCTGGAGGCGGTCTTCTTCGGTCATGCAGCGGTTCAGAATGTCCTGTCAGCACAACAAGAGTTGAAAAGGCTGGCAGGGGTGCCGAAGCGCGCAAATGCCGAAAAAGTCGTGGACGAAGAACTCAGGACCAAGGTCAGCACGCTGGCCTACGATAAGGTGCGGGAAGCAGTGCGGATCAAGTCCAAGCAGGAACGACACAACCGTCTCGACGCCATCACCGATGAGGTCCTGGAACTGCTGCTTGGCGAATACGAAGGGCGTGCCAAGGAGATTAAGGGTTTCCTCGGGGATTTCGAGTACGAACTGGTCCGCGAGCATATCATCAAGGATGGGGAGCGGATCGACGGTCGCGACACCCGGACCATCCGCCCCATAACCACCGAGGTGAGCCTGTTGCCGCGTGCCCATGGTGCGGCTTTGTTTACCCGTGGCGAAACCCAGGCGCTGGTTGCCGCAACGCTCGGCACCTCCATTGACGAACAGCGAATCGATTCTCTCTACGGTGAAAGCAAGAAGCGATTCATCCTGCACTATAACTTCCCGCCGTATTCGGTTGGTGAAACCAGCTTCCGCCTTGCTCCGGGCCGGCGTGAGATCGGTCATGGCGCGCTGGCTGAGCGTGCGCTGGAGCGGGTTCTCCCCAAGCATGACGATTTTCCGTATACCATCCGTATCGTTTCCGATACCCTGGAGAGTAACGGTTCCTCCTCCATGGCCACGGTCTGTGGCGGCTCCATGGCCATGATGGACGCCGGTATCCCCCTTGCGGCACCGGTAGCCGGCATTGCCATGGGTTTGATCAAGGAAGGGGACAATGTCGCCATCCTGTCCGACATCCTCGGTGACGAGGATCATCTCGGCGACATGGACTTCAAGGTGGCAGGGACCACTGTCGGGGTAACAGCCCTGCAGATGGACATCAAGATCACCGGTGTCACCCGTGAGATCATGCAGACCGCTTTGGCTCAGGCCCGCGAGGGAAGGCTCTTCATCCTCGGCAAGATGGCCGAAACCATGTCCAGCCCGCGCGCGGAACTCTCTTCGTATGCCCCGCGCATCACGACCATCTGGATCAAGTCCGACAAGATCCGCGACGTTATCGGTTCCGGTGGCAAGACTATCCGCAGCATCACCGAAAGCACTGGCGTTACCATCGATATCGAGGATTCGGGCAAGATCAACATTGCCAGCAACGACAAGGCTGCCTGCGACCGCGCCATTCAGATGATCCGCGACCTTACCGCCGAAGCCGAGGAAGGCAAACTCTACATGGGTACGGTGAAGAAGGTCATGGACTTCGGCGCCTTTGTCGAGATCTTCCCCGGTACCGACGGGCTTGTCCACATCTCCGAACTGGACAAGGAACGGGTCAAAAACGTCTCCGACATCCTCAAGGAAGGGGACCGGGTGCTGGTCAAGTGCATCGGCATAGACAAACAGGGCAAGATAAAACTCTCCCGTAAGGAAGCTCTGGGAGCGACCTTCCCGGAAAATTAG